Proteins found in one Paenibacillus borealis genomic segment:
- a CDS encoding glycerol-3-phosphate responsive antiterminator produces MKHNPIIASITEESQIDQAVACGVKRVNLMTGNINNLEQIVKPLRHAGKQVFVHVEMVGGIGRDAAAIQYLAEAFRIDGIITTKSNAIATARAHGLASIQRVFAIDTAAVETALRMIKNCNPDEVELMPGLMPRIIRDMKQRIKQPLIVGGLIREKQEISSALDSGADYVSIGDAALWQWKRETSE; encoded by the coding sequence TTGAAGCATAACCCCATTATTGCCTCGATCACCGAGGAGTCACAGATTGATCAGGCGGTTGCCTGCGGAGTGAAGCGTGTGAATCTGATGACCGGCAACATCAATAACCTGGAGCAGATTGTGAAGCCGCTGCGGCATGCAGGCAAGCAGGTCTTTGTCCATGTGGAGATGGTCGGCGGAATTGGCAGAGATGCGGCGGCCATTCAGTATTTGGCCGAAGCCTTCCGGATCGACGGGATCATTACCACCAAGAGCAATGCGATCGCCACAGCCAGAGCGCACGGGCTCGCCAGTATCCAGCGGGTCTTCGCCATTGATACGGCAGCGGTAGAGACTGCCCTGCGTATGATCAAGAACTGTAACCCCGACGAGGTCGAGCTGATGCCCGGACTGATGCCGAGGATTATCAGGGACATGAAGCAGCGCATTAAGCAGCCGCTGATCGTGGGCGGACTGATTAGGGAAAAGCAGGAAATCAGCAGTGCGCTGGACAGCGGTGCCGATTATGTCTCCATTGGGGACGCGGCCCTGTGGCAGTGGAAGCGTGAAACAAGTGAATAA
- a CDS encoding HAD-IIA family hydrolase, with translation MDIASYEAYCFDLDGTVLIGDQLLAGVGETIAELRRRGRRILFLTNSSVHSPRDCRRRLEHMGLACAEDEILTALYVSGSYFAREEPEARVYLVGEAVMRRQMEESGVDVTEDPEAATHVLVGMDRDFNYGKLVLGMRAARGGARLVAVNPDPACPVPGGYIPDTWAIVKALETAAGTEAELIIGKPSPYYAQEALRLLACPPEQCLMVGDRLETDILMGNSSGMQTALVLTGVSTRADIGRQQIVPGYVLNSLADLFNKQAEPQ, from the coding sequence ATGGACATCGCTTCATATGAAGCCTACTGCTTTGATTTGGATGGTACTGTGCTGATTGGCGATCAGCTGCTTGCTGGCGTGGGGGAGACGATTGCAGAGCTGCGGCGAAGAGGCAGGAGAATTCTTTTTCTGACCAACAGCTCGGTCCATTCTCCCCGGGATTGCCGGCGCAGGCTGGAACACATGGGGCTGGCCTGTGCAGAAGATGAAATATTGACGGCACTGTATGTCAGCGGCAGCTACTTCGCGCGGGAAGAGCCGGAAGCCAGGGTGTATCTGGTTGGAGAAGCGGTGATGCGAAGGCAGATGGAGGAGTCTGGAGTGGACGTCACTGAGGACCCGGAGGCAGCAACCCATGTACTGGTAGGCATGGACCGGGATTTCAATTACGGGAAGCTGGTGCTAGGAATGAGAGCGGCAAGAGGAGGCGCCAGGCTGGTGGCGGTCAATCCCGATCCGGCCTGCCCGGTGCCCGGAGGTTATATCCCGGATACCTGGGCGATTGTAAAAGCGCTGGAAACTGCGGCCGGGACAGAGGCTGAGCTGATTATTGGCAAGCCTTCCCCCTATTATGCGCAGGAGGCGCTTCGCCTGCTGGCTTGTCCCCCGGAGCAATGCCTGATGGTGGGCGACCGGCTGGAGACAGATATTCTGATGGGAAACAGCAGCGGCATGCAAACAGCCCTAGTCCTTACCGGAGTGAGCACAAGAGCGGATATCGGGCGGCAGCAGATTGTTCCGGGTTATGTACTGAACTCGCTGGCCGATCTGTTCAACAAGCAAGCCGAACCCCAATAA
- a CDS encoding glycerophosphodiester phosphodiesterase: MQDCKILAHRGASAYAPENTLEAFRLAVQQHADGLEIDIHLTKDGEIVVIHDDTIDRTSDGKGDIMAYTLAELKAFRFNKGFEEQYPEAQIPTLREVLELVKEHDLYLNIEVKDILSKSELYNGLGKEAAKLVEEYGLSGQVIFSSFNHSSMVRLKESCPEMRTALLYIAGLYEGGKYAQMTGADALHPLYIGVNRELVEEAHAAGVQVNAWTVNDLEHIRMMLEAGVDAIITDRPDVCYPLREVNA; the protein is encoded by the coding sequence ATGCAGGATTGTAAAATACTCGCCCACCGCGGCGCAAGCGCCTATGCACCGGAGAATACACTGGAAGCCTTCAGGCTCGCGGTGCAGCAGCATGCCGACGGTCTGGAAATCGACATTCACCTGACCAAAGACGGAGAGATCGTAGTGATTCATGATGATACCATCGACCGCACCTCAGACGGTAAAGGGGATATTATGGCCTACACGCTAGCTGAGCTGAAGGCCTTCCGCTTCAATAAGGGCTTCGAGGAGCAATACCCGGAAGCTCAGATTCCTACTCTGCGCGAAGTGCTGGAACTGGTGAAGGAGCATGATCTATATCTGAACATCGAAGTGAAGGATATTCTCTCCAAGTCGGAGCTGTATAACGGACTCGGGAAAGAGGCGGCGAAGCTGGTCGAGGAGTATGGCCTCAGCGGACAAGTAATCTTTTCTTCCTTCAATCATTCGTCCATGGTGCGGCTCAAGGAGTCTTGCCCGGAGATGCGGACAGCGCTGCTCTACATTGCAGGATTGTACGAGGGCGGTAAATATGCGCAAATGACCGGTGCCGATGCTCTTCATCCCTTATACATCGGGGTCAACCGCGAACTTGTCGAAGAAGCACACGCAGCAGGTGTTCAGGTCAACGCTTGGACAGTGAATGATCTGGAGCATATCCGCATGATGCTGGAGGCCGGTGTAGACGCGATCATCACTGACCGTCCGGATGTCTGCTATCCGCTTAGAGAGGTAAACGCATGA
- a CDS encoding glycerophosphodiester phosphodiesterase: MKQTQILAHRGASAYAPENTMAAFGLALDMGAHGIELDVQLTRDGKLVVIHDLSIDRTSDGTGLVGELTLEELRQYDFSYAFAGKYGTDGSRLPELGEVMEFAMNHGLYINIETKDYSRPYGEVNMRTAELVCRYGYTENTLISSINHNAVARLKRDYPDLRTAIAFMESFYRLEEYAANCRADVLHPYYQGVDEDFMELANRSRFEVNPWTVDDEAEMIRLRNLGVTRIMTNKPDLARECLKN; this comes from the coding sequence ATGAAGCAGACACAGATACTGGCTCACCGGGGTGCAAGCGCCTATGCACCGGAGAATACGATGGCCGCATTCGGGCTGGCCCTCGACATGGGGGCGCATGGCATTGAATTGGATGTGCAGCTGACCCGGGACGGGAAGCTGGTGGTGATCCATGACCTGTCCATTGACCGGACTTCGGACGGGACAGGTCTGGTTGGAGAGCTGACACTGGAGGAACTGCGTCAATATGATTTCTCGTATGCTTTTGCCGGGAAATACGGAACGGACGGAAGCCGCCTGCCCGAGCTTGGCGAGGTGATGGAGTTCGCGATGAACCACGGGCTGTACATCAACATTGAGACGAAGGATTATTCCCGGCCTTACGGTGAAGTGAATATGCGGACAGCGGAGCTGGTGTGCCGCTATGGCTACACAGAGAATACGCTGATCTCTTCGATCAATCACAATGCCGTAGCCCGGCTGAAGCGTGACTACCCGGATCTCAGGACGGCGATTGCGTTCATGGAGAGCTTCTATCGGCTGGAGGAATATGCGGCGAATTGCCGGGCGGACGTGCTGCATCCGTATTATCAGGGCGTAGATGAAGACTTCATGGAGCTGGCAAACCGCAGCCGGTTCGAGGTTAATCCCTGGACGGTGGATGATGAGGCGGAGATGATCCGCTTGCGGAATCTGGGGGTTACCCGGATTATGACCAATAAACCGGACCTTGCCCGGGAGTGCCTGAAGAACTGA
- a CDS encoding ABC transporter ATP-binding protein, giving the protein MSGIVLEKVTKKYGDKLIIEDLNLTIESGSFTVLVGPSGCGKSTTLRMIAGLEHSSEGSIHIGGVNMNQVEPGRRNLAMVFQNYALYPTMTVEKNIEYGLKNNKVPKEERKRLIAEIAETVGLTRHLHKKPEFLSGGERQRVALARAMVKKPAVFLMDEPLSNLDAKLRQQMRAELIELHKKLGATFVYVTHDQVEAMSMGTRIVLMDGGKVMQEDNPHNLYYNPANLFSSRFIGTPPMNILALDRCGEDIRKLAPPQAKVLGFRPEKAKFALEPGMEPDNTVSLAGMLCGRELLGSEIIYKVQLENGLSISVKCFDRPERELEAVRLYVKKEHLAFFDAQEQRIREATTSGDGAAGNTGESA; this is encoded by the coding sequence ATGAGCGGCATCGTTCTGGAGAAGGTAACCAAGAAATACGGCGATAAGCTGATTATTGAGGATTTGAATCTGACGATTGAGAGCGGCAGCTTCACGGTGCTGGTCGGCCCTTCCGGGTGCGGCAAGTCGACAACGCTTAGAATGATTGCCGGACTGGAGCATTCCTCGGAGGGATCGATTCACATTGGCGGTGTAAATATGAATCAGGTTGAGCCGGGCAGACGGAATCTGGCCATGGTGTTTCAGAATTATGCCTTGTACCCGACCATGACAGTCGAGAAGAATATCGAGTACGGGTTGAAAAATAATAAAGTCCCGAAGGAGGAACGCAAGCGGCTGATTGCTGAAATTGCGGAGACCGTCGGACTCACCAGGCATTTGCACAAAAAGCCGGAGTTTCTCTCCGGCGGGGAACGCCAGCGGGTCGCCTTGGCGCGGGCCATGGTGAAGAAACCAGCCGTGTTCCTGATGGACGAACCGCTGTCCAATCTGGATGCCAAGCTGAGGCAGCAGATGCGGGCGGAGCTGATCGAGCTGCATAAGAAGCTTGGCGCGACCTTTGTCTATGTGACCCATGATCAGGTGGAGGCCATGAGCATGGGCACCCGGATCGTGCTGATGGATGGCGGGAAGGTCATGCAGGAGGATAACCCGCACAACCTGTATTACAATCCTGCTAACCTGTTCTCCAGCCGTTTCATCGGCACCCCGCCCATGAATATTCTCGCCCTGGACCGCTGCGGGGAAGACATCCGTAAGCTGGCTCCGCCGCAGGCCAAGGTTCTCGGCTTCCGCCCGGAGAAGGCGAAATTTGCCCTGGAGCCGGGAATGGAGCCGGACAATACCGTTAGCCTGGCGGGTATGCTCTGCGGCCGGGAGCTGCTCGGATCGGAGATTATCTACAAGGTGCAGCTGGAGAACGGGCTCAGCATCTCCGTGAAATGCTTTGACCGTCCGGAACGCGAGCTGGAAGCCGTTAGACTCTATGTAAAGAAGGAGCATCTGGCATTCTTCGACGCGCAGGAGCAGCGGATACGGGAAGCTACAACGTCCGGGGACGGTGCAGCCGGAAACACCGGTGAATCGGCATGA
- a CDS encoding carbohydrate ABC transporter permease: MKRLRPSVQVLPYLLVAPAVIILTVFYLYPILYNIYLSFFTWNMRGPMKFAGLSNYAELFSGRDFLHTLLNTLLYMVMDVGLVMVLAMGLALFLQKNTPLNRFIQTLSFTPNIISLVSVSLIWMWLMNTDTGLFNYLLSVLGAAPVGWLTDKDVALFSLVLVSVWKSVGFNALIICSALGSIPGYLYEAAALDNASKRSVFFQITLKMISPTLFFLILMNIIGSFQVFETINIMTQGGPSNATNTLIFSIYKQSFEYYRVGYASAMAVVLMGIVGLITIFYFKALNKRVHYR; encoded by the coding sequence ATGAAGCGGCTGCGCCCGTCCGTGCAGGTGCTTCCCTATCTGCTGGTGGCACCGGCAGTAATCATCCTGACCGTATTTTATCTCTATCCGATTCTGTACAACATCTATTTGAGCTTCTTCACCTGGAATATGCGCGGGCCGATGAAGTTCGCAGGGCTTAGCAACTACGCAGAGCTGTTCAGCGGCCGGGATTTCCTCCATACCCTGCTCAATACGCTGCTGTACATGGTAATGGACGTTGGACTGGTAATGGTGCTGGCGATGGGGTTGGCGCTCTTTTTACAGAAAAATACGCCGCTGAACCGGTTCATCCAGACGCTGAGCTTCACGCCCAACATCATCTCACTGGTATCTGTCTCCCTTATCTGGATGTGGCTCATGAACACGGATACGGGGCTGTTCAATTATCTGCTGTCTGTGCTGGGAGCAGCGCCGGTGGGCTGGCTGACCGATAAGGATGTGGCGCTGTTCTCACTGGTGCTGGTCTCCGTCTGGAAATCCGTCGGATTCAATGCGCTGATCATTTGCTCCGCCTTGGGCTCTATTCCGGGTTATCTCTATGAGGCTGCGGCTCTGGACAATGCGTCCAAGCGTTCCGTTTTCTTTCAAATTACGCTGAAAATGATCTCACCGACCTTGTTCTTCCTGATCCTGATGAATATCATCGGCTCCTTTCAGGTGTTCGAGACGATCAATATCATGACGCAGGGCGGTCCGTCCAATGCCACGAACACTCTGATTTTCAGCATTTATAAGCAGAGCTTCGAATATTACCGGGTCGGCTACGCTTCCGCGATGGCGGTGGTGCTGATGGGTATCGTGGGGCTGATTACGATTTTCTACTTCAAAGCACTGAATAAACGGGTTCATTACCGCTAA
- a CDS encoding carbohydrate ABC transporter permease yields MRVWLRLPGAGLRIIISVLLIVIFLMPFYWMILTAFKTLGEVLRMPPKFWVDSLQWQNFRDAFTRINFLHYTRNSLIITLGTMIGQLVVVVPAAYAFARYQFKGKNALFGIVLATMMIPGQLIFLPIFVMFAKSGLLNTYVSLIVPFIASGTAIFMLRQTFMQVPDSQLEAARLDNASEFRIIYTIMMPAAVPTLSTLALLTFIGTWNSYFFPLVWTTTDAVRTLPLGIQKLQDVEGLSPQIVMAGNMMLIVPILLVFLIARKQIIKAFTYMGVK; encoded by the coding sequence ATGAGAGTTTGGCTCCGGCTGCCGGGCGCAGGACTGCGGATCATAATATCGGTGCTGCTGATCGTGATCTTCCTGATGCCATTCTATTGGATGATCCTCACCGCGTTCAAGACGCTGGGCGAGGTGCTCCGGATGCCGCCGAAATTCTGGGTGGACTCGCTGCAGTGGCAGAACTTCCGGGATGCTTTTACAAGGATTAATTTCCTGCATTATACCCGCAATTCCCTGATTATTACGCTCGGGACGATGATCGGCCAGCTGGTTGTTGTAGTGCCGGCGGCTTATGCGTTCGCAAGATATCAGTTCAAAGGTAAAAATGCGCTGTTCGGCATCGTACTCGCCACCATGATGATTCCGGGCCAGCTGATCTTCCTGCCGATCTTCGTCATGTTTGCGAAGTCCGGGCTGCTGAACACTTATGTATCGCTCATCGTGCCCTTCATTGCCAGCGGTACGGCTATCTTCATGCTGCGTCAGACCTTCATGCAGGTGCCGGATTCCCAGCTGGAGGCTGCCCGTCTCGATAATGCCAGTGAATTCAGAATCATCTACACGATCATGATGCCTGCGGCTGTACCCACCTTGTCCACACTCGCGCTGCTGACGTTCATCGGGACGTGGAATAGTTACTTTTTCCCGCTGGTATGGACCACAACGGATGCTGTCCGTACCTTGCCGCTCGGAATTCAGAAGCTTCAGGATGTGGAGGGACTCAGCCCGCAGATCGTGATGGCCGGGAATATGATGCTGATCGTGCCGATTCTGCTCGTCTTCCTGATTGCGCGCAAACAGATTATCAAAGCGTTCACCTACATGGGAGTGAAGTAG
- a CDS encoding ABC transporter substrate-binding protein — protein MNVWGTRVTPLLATIALTAVLAGCATTEAESSVAAYEKGDSVLELNFWTSAVEDVNQNLVDQFNETKGAELNIHVNAEYQGDYWEMQQKINAAAIAGTLPNVFIDEVAMTKGFADSDIIANLEPFIETDKFDTSDFKIGDLGNLYLGDDLYAFPHMRSVPVMYVNKTLAAKEGLDPNGPATFAELEAYLQTAYDATGQPPMYLFNYDFWVMEALLHSYSDTSVVNEDETKSNINSKGAVKLITFIEDLESKGLIKVLGVTDKDAYYASIANPGTALIFSSVGGYKTFAGMAAESGIDLGVSMIPAGEDGKRGVPVGGSNTYLANTGTDNEKAAAFEFMKWLSDTEQAAYASANTGYLPTRLTSLDTDLMKETIAAFPGYKVASDELEFSKMRPMTGTYHEIEDLMGTRINDIWLENLPIQESLDTLAKEVDDILNR, from the coding sequence ATGAATGTATGGGGAACAAGAGTTACTCCGCTGCTCGCCACTATTGCCCTGACCGCCGTACTTGCAGGCTGTGCCACCACCGAAGCCGAATCCAGTGTAGCGGCCTATGAGAAAGGTGATTCCGTCCTCGAACTGAACTTCTGGACCTCCGCCGTGGAGGATGTGAACCAGAACCTGGTGGACCAGTTCAACGAGACCAAGGGAGCCGAGCTGAACATCCATGTGAATGCCGAATATCAGGGCGATTACTGGGAAATGCAGCAGAAGATCAACGCCGCAGCCATAGCGGGTACGCTGCCGAATGTTTTTATTGATGAAGTAGCCATGACTAAGGGCTTTGCCGACAGTGACATTATTGCCAATCTGGAACCGTTCATTGAAACGGACAAGTTCGACACCTCGGATTTCAAAATCGGCGACCTTGGCAACCTGTATCTGGGCGATGACCTGTACGCATTTCCGCATATGCGGAGTGTACCCGTGATGTATGTAAACAAGACGCTCGCCGCTAAAGAGGGGCTGGATCCGAACGGTCCGGCGACCTTTGCCGAACTGGAGGCCTATCTGCAGACCGCATACGATGCTACCGGCCAGCCGCCGATGTACCTGTTCAACTATGATTTCTGGGTGATGGAGGCGCTGCTGCATTCGTACTCGGATACCAGTGTGGTCAATGAGGATGAGACGAAGTCCAATATCAACAGCAAAGGCGCAGTGAAGCTAATCACCTTCATTGAGGATCTGGAATCCAAGGGTCTGATCAAAGTACTCGGGGTCACGGACAAGGATGCCTACTATGCCTCCATTGCCAATCCTGGCACAGCGCTGATCTTCTCCAGTGTCGGCGGCTACAAAACCTTCGCAGGCATGGCCGCAGAGAGTGGAATTGATCTTGGCGTATCGATGATCCCTGCCGGAGAAGACGGCAAACGGGGCGTCCCGGTCGGCGGATCGAATACGTATCTGGCGAATACGGGAACGGATAATGAGAAGGCGGCCGCTTTCGAATTCATGAAATGGCTGTCGGATACCGAACAGGCGGCGTATGCTTCCGCCAATACCGGATATCTTCCGACCCGCCTTACTTCCCTGGACACAGACTTGATGAAAGAGACCATAGCTGCTTTCCCTGGCTACAAGGTCGCTTCCGATGAGCTGGAATTCAGCAAAATGCGTCCGATGACCGGCACCTACCATGAGATTGAAGATCTGATGGGCACGCGCATTAACGATATTTGGCTGGAGAACCTGCCAATCCAGGAAAGCCTGGACACCCTCGCCAAAGAGGTGGATGACATTCTAAACCGCTAA
- a CDS encoding alpha/beta fold hydrolase: MPYIDVNGTTLYYEVSGSGLPIVFIHDYSTSHHLFEPQAEYFSKRAKVILFDLRGNGQSGKMDVEISRIVDTQCEDLKGLLDGLSVERAVIVACSSGAVLAQKFAYLNPERVINLVLVDNYFQGDYTAKGSKVLELFQICAWVAHYLPAEMFIRSLRITYNKWLSAYHILRRELVHERTTELIKQRLALRHTDSYGFALRLQVPVLCVSGNQNERVLEQVRQTAAKYPLATLAILEDAMYPSHLCQPQHFNQLLLDYLKDQQCFQRKIY, from the coding sequence ATGCCGTATATTGACGTCAATGGAACCACCCTCTATTACGAGGTGTCGGGCAGTGGTCTGCCCATTGTTTTTATTCATGATTATTCGACTTCACATCATCTGTTCGAGCCTCAGGCGGAGTATTTCAGCAAGCGGGCGAAAGTAATCTTGTTTGACTTAAGAGGGAATGGACAATCCGGTAAAATGGATGTGGAGATCAGCCGGATCGTAGACACGCAGTGTGAAGATCTGAAGGGATTGTTGGATGGGCTGTCCGTAGAACGGGCCGTCATCGTAGCTTGCTCCAGCGGCGCTGTGCTCGCCCAGAAATTTGCCTATCTGAATCCGGAACGGGTAATTAATCTGGTGTTGGTGGACAATTACTTCCAAGGAGATTATACGGCCAAAGGCAGCAAAGTGCTGGAGCTCTTTCAAATCTGCGCATGGGTCGCCCATTATCTTCCGGCTGAAATGTTCATCCGGTCTTTGCGCATTACATATAACAAATGGCTGTCTGCGTATCATATTCTGAGAAGAGAGCTTGTCCATGAACGGACAACAGAATTGATTAAACAGCGTCTGGCACTAAGACATACGGACAGCTACGGGTTTGCACTAAGGCTGCAGGTTCCCGTTCTTTGTGTATCAGGCAATCAGAATGAGCGGGTTCTGGAGCAGGTGAGACAAACAGCGGCCAAATATCCGCTCGCCACGCTGGCAATACTGGAAGACGCCATGTATCCCAGCCATTTATGCCAGCCGCAGCACTTCAACCAGCTGCTGCTTGATTACCTGAAAGACCAGCAATGCTTCCAGCGGAAAATTTATTAA
- a CDS encoding MarR family winged helix-turn-helix transcriptional regulator, whose translation MNMNAELYDKLAKLQWLLQRQHLKNHAAVGPMADTSRGQGRIMAFLRMKDGISTKDLSYMLDIRVSSLNELLAKLEKAEYITRRPSETDKRIMLIYLTPKGQAEEGQEVEGGSIFSVLSPEEQAAFGEYLVRVITALEEELGTDADRDVMAMWMEAAKERIGTEEFDKLMAMRGQMSRMWGNMDDGRFSGRFPGFGREGHGGGMNGFGWPSRDGRDAPKDNSDQPEDK comes from the coding sequence ATGAATATGAATGCTGAATTGTACGACAAGCTTGCCAAGCTGCAATGGCTGTTGCAGAGACAACACCTGAAGAACCACGCCGCTGTGGGTCCCATGGCTGATACGTCACGCGGGCAAGGCAGGATTATGGCTTTTCTGCGGATGAAGGACGGAATCAGCACTAAAGATTTATCCTATATGCTGGACATCCGTGTATCATCCCTTAATGAATTGTTGGCCAAACTGGAGAAGGCCGAATATATCACCCGCAGACCTTCAGAGACAGACAAACGTATCATGCTGATCTATCTCACGCCCAAAGGACAGGCGGAAGAGGGACAAGAGGTTGAGGGCGGCAGCATATTTTCAGTCCTGTCTCCAGAAGAACAGGCAGCTTTCGGTGAATACCTGGTCCGCGTCATTACAGCCCTAGAGGAAGAGCTTGGAACAGATGCAGATCGTGACGTAATGGCCATGTGGATGGAAGCCGCCAAGGAGCGCATCGGGACAGAGGAATTCGACAAGCTGATGGCCATGCGCGGACAAATGAGCAGAATGTGGGGAAATATGGATGACGGACGCTTTAGCGGAAGATTCCCCGGATTTGGCAGGGAAGGTCATGGCGGCGGCATGAACGGGTTCGGCTGGCCTTCCAGAGATGGAAGAGATGCCCCGAAAGACAACTCAGACCAACCGGAAGATAAGTAA
- a CDS encoding MATE family efflux transporter, whose amino-acid sequence MDTENLHYFEKAPVAKAVAHFAVPMMLGTSMSVIYSILNAFFIGTLNNTAMLTALALTLPLFAVIMALGNLIGVGSSAFISRLLGEKNMADVKHVSAFAFYSSLVLGLIAMAVCLPLIDSIVHGLGATPDSFGYTKDYVTIMLIGSPFVVLFFTLESIVRSEGAAITSMIGMLLSVVVNIILDALVIFVLHWDVIGVASATVISNMVASAYYAYHIGFKSQFLTVSLKQFKATKVILSNVFKIGVPVFVMSLFMGAMSLIFNRYLVEYGEQAIAGFGISSRLLQFPELILMGLSEGVVPLIAFSFTANRLRMKHTIQFTIKTILALAIVFGVIVYLISDHLIGLFTNDPQLIEMGSYILHVTFLSLFITGMTTLFTGIFQATAQGTAAFIMSVIQGATLIPVLYIANRLNGFHGVVWSLVISDVVAFLVGAVMLYVLRNKLQPDLVNLAQ is encoded by the coding sequence ATGGATACAGAAAACCTCCATTACTTTGAGAAAGCACCGGTCGCAAAAGCCGTAGCACACTTCGCAGTACCCATGATGCTTGGAACGTCAATGAGTGTCATCTATTCCATTTTAAATGCCTTTTTCATTGGAACGCTTAATAACACGGCCATGTTAACCGCACTCGCCTTAACCTTGCCTTTATTCGCCGTCATTATGGCGCTGGGCAACCTGATTGGAGTCGGCAGCAGTGCCTTCATTTCCCGTTTGCTGGGAGAGAAAAATATGGCCGATGTAAAACATGTATCTGCATTCGCCTTTTACAGCAGCCTGGTTCTCGGTCTTATCGCCATGGCCGTCTGTCTCCCGCTTATTGATTCCATCGTTCATGGATTGGGGGCAACACCAGACTCGTTTGGGTATACCAAGGACTACGTAACCATTATGCTTATTGGCTCACCCTTCGTTGTATTATTCTTCACATTGGAGAGTATTGTCCGCTCGGAGGGTGCTGCAATTACGTCAATGATCGGCATGCTGCTCAGTGTGGTAGTGAATATTATTCTGGATGCGCTAGTCATTTTCGTCTTACACTGGGATGTGATCGGCGTTGCGTCAGCTACGGTCATTTCCAATATGGTTGCGAGTGCATATTACGCTTATCATATAGGATTTAAGAGTCAATTCTTAACGGTCTCACTGAAACAATTCAAGGCCACTAAGGTCATTCTAAGCAATGTATTCAAAATCGGGGTTCCCGTCTTTGTAATGAGTCTCTTCATGGGTGCCATGTCACTCATCTTTAACCGTTATCTGGTAGAGTATGGGGAGCAGGCTATCGCGGGCTTCGGAATCTCCTCACGTTTGCTGCAATTCCCTGAACTAATTCTGATGGGCTTAAGTGAGGGAGTTGTGCCGCTTATTGCCTTCTCTTTTACAGCCAACCGGTTGCGCATGAAGCATACTATTCAATTCACAATCAAAACCATACTGGCGCTAGCCATCGTGTTCGGCGTTATCGTCTATCTGATCTCTGACCACTTAATTGGTTTATTCACCAATGATCCGCAATTAATTGAAATGGGCAGCTACATCCTGCATGTAACGTTCTTATCCTTATTCATTACAGGAATGACGACACTGTTTACGGGGATCTTCCAAGCAACTGCGCAGGGAACTGCAGCTTTTATTATGTCAGTTATCCAAGGCGCCACCCTGATTCCTGTGCTCTACATCGCCAACCGGTTGAACGGCTTCCACGGGGTAGTCTGGTCGCTCGTCATTTCCGATGTTGTTGCGTTTCTAGTTGGTGCCGTCATGCTGTATGTTCTGCGGAACAAATTGCAGCCGGACTTGGTGAATCTAGCGCAGTAG